From the Bacteroidia bacterium genome, one window contains:
- a CDS encoding ABC transporter ATP-binding protein: MSSDIVIVQDVHKSYASGSTTHHVLRGASLNVPEGSVAAIVGASGAGKSTLLHIIGALDRPSSGGVLLDGENMFALDDASLAAFRNRSMGFVFQFHHLLPEFSARENIAIPCMIAGMAQSAALKRADELLETVHVAHRKEARPSELSGGEQQRVAVARALANKPRVILADEPSGNLDEENADMLHELLWTLAREQGQTFVIVTHDSGLAARADATWRLHEGRLL, encoded by the coding sequence ATGAGCAGCGATATCGTCATCGTTCAGGACGTGCACAAATCCTACGCTTCCGGCAGCACGACGCATCATGTACTGCGCGGTGCATCGCTCAACGTCCCCGAAGGAAGCGTCGCGGCCATTGTCGGCGCTTCGGGTGCCGGCAAGAGCACGCTGCTGCACATCATCGGAGCTCTGGACAGGCCTTCAAGCGGCGGAGTGCTGCTCGACGGAGAGAACATGTTCGCGCTTGACGATGCGTCGCTCGCCGCGTTCCGCAACAGGAGCATGGGCTTCGTGTTTCAGTTTCATCATCTGCTGCCCGAGTTCAGCGCACGCGAAAATATCGCCATTCCCTGCATGATCGCCGGTATGGCTCAATCCGCCGCTCTCAAACGCGCGGACGAACTGCTGGAAACCGTGCATGTTGCGCATCGCAAGGAGGCGCGGCCCTCGGAGCTTTCCGGAGGCGAGCAGCAGCGCGTGGCGGTGGCCCGGGCGCTTGCCAACAAGCCGCGCGTGATTCTCGCGGACGAACCATCCGGCAATCTCGACGAGGAAAACGCCGACATGCTGCATGAATTGCTGTGGACGCTGGCCCGCGAGCAGGGTCAGACCTTTGTTATCGTGACGCACGACAGCGGACTGGCCGCCAGGGCCGACGCGACGTGGCGGTTGCATGAGGGGCGGTTGTTGTGA
- a CDS encoding leucine-rich repeat domain-containing protein — MMYARLLSILLTLIFASGCEHHPSAFEPYYGGYTTLESALENASSAQELKLSAIGDSLSPEIGRLQKLWYLEIRDSPIRFLPEAISMMNSLTHFEMHNTQLESFPPQIWRNKNILNLYIDSCGISFIPDSLESSSITWLALHDCNIDSIPAWMMHWEQLHKLGLSSNNIKNFNVDEFSYNDLSQLSLQYNQLRAFETASNSFKSLYSLDLGNNELEEFNVASGSLSELKYLSLHYNNLTDFRVTASALPKLVHLGLVGNPIPPSSRDRIRLSFPNAVVSF, encoded by the coding sequence ATGATGTATGCACGTTTGTTGAGTATTCTCCTGACTTTGATTTTTGCTTCTGGTTGCGAACATCACCCTTCGGCATTTGAACCTTACTACGGGGGGTATACAACTTTGGAGTCTGCACTGGAGAACGCCTCATCAGCACAAGAGCTTAAGCTAAGTGCAATCGGCGACTCTCTTTCACCCGAGATCGGGCGATTGCAAAAGCTCTGGTATCTTGAAATTCGAGATAGTCCGATTCGGTTTTTGCCGGAAGCGATCAGCATGATGAACTCGTTAACCCATTTTGAGATGCATAACACCCAACTGGAAAGTTTTCCACCTCAAATTTGGAGGAATAAAAATATACTCAATTTGTACATAGATTCGTGCGGGATTTCCTTTATTCCGGATAGCCTGGAAAGTTCCAGTATTACCTGGTTAGCTCTTCATGATTGCAATATTGATTCGATTCCCGCTTGGATGATGCATTGGGAGCAACTCCATAAATTGGGGTTAAGCTCGAACAATATTAAAAACTTCAATGTGGATGAATTTTCTTATAACGACCTTTCTCAATTGAGTCTACAGTACAATCAACTTAGGGCATTCGAAACTGCATCGAACAGCTTCAAGTCATTGTATTCCTTGGATCTTGGAAATAATGAGTTGGAGGAGTTTAATGTCGCATCCGGATCGCTGTCAGAACTGAAATACTTATCCCTTCACTACAACAACCTTACAGACTTCCGTGTAACCGCAAGCGCCCTTCCAAAATTAGTACATCTTGGACTTGTCGGAAATCCAATCCCGCCCTCGTCGAGAGACAGAATCCGGCTATCCTTCCCAAATGCGGTGGTTTCTTTTTAG
- a CDS encoding IS701 family transposase — MPSPSTPEQRFDAYMNLLTGVIGHADRAIPLRNYCSGLLLPGERKSVEPMAARIDPEHVPHQHQSMHHFIAEAPWSDDAVMEAVRDYTLPAIETMEPIQAWIVDDTGLSKKGKYSVGVARQYCGRLGKQDNCQVLVTVSVAHSQASLPVAFRLYLPDSWASDPERRLKCGVPEELWFQTKPTIAMSLLEKLVDTDIPRGVLLADAGYGNDSLFRYQLSALGLRYAVGVQSSTTVSVRGTANDLGQGMRDVVVSVLDLAVSVGESAFEEVRWREGSSAVLASRFWAVRVVSAHHVLERGGPAAEEWLLVEWPDGAVEPTKFWLATLPEGSTLRQLVHIVMMRWRIERDYEELKSEIGLNHFEGRGWRGFHHHATMCIAAYAFLVAERGLFPPEEESRWNPFRAPVLPANYRPRGAARTVVATR; from the coding sequence ATGCCTTCACCTTCGACACCCGAACAACGCTTTGATGCGTACATGAACCTGCTCACCGGAGTCATCGGACATGCGGATCGAGCGATTCCGTTGCGAAATTATTGCAGCGGGTTGCTCTTGCCCGGCGAACGCAAGAGCGTCGAGCCGATGGCAGCGCGCATTGATCCGGAACATGTACCCCACCAACACCAGTCGATGCACCATTTTATCGCCGAAGCCCCATGGAGCGATGACGCCGTCATGGAGGCGGTCCGAGACTATACTCTTCCAGCCATCGAGACGATGGAGCCGATTCAGGCATGGATCGTCGACGACACCGGACTGTCGAAAAAAGGCAAGTACTCGGTGGGTGTCGCCAGACAGTACTGCGGGCGGCTTGGCAAGCAGGACAACTGTCAGGTCTTGGTAACCGTGTCCGTCGCGCACTCGCAAGCGAGCCTTCCGGTCGCGTTTCGTCTGTATTTGCCGGATTCCTGGGCGAGTGATCCTGAGCGACGACTCAAGTGCGGCGTCCCGGAAGAGCTTTGGTTTCAGACGAAACCGACGATCGCGATGAGTTTGCTTGAAAAACTTGTCGATACCGACATTCCGCGCGGCGTGCTGCTCGCCGACGCCGGCTACGGAAACGATAGTCTGTTTCGTTATCAGCTCAGTGCGTTGGGTCTGCGCTACGCGGTGGGCGTTCAGTCGTCGACGACGGTATCGGTGCGCGGTACGGCCAACGACCTCGGGCAAGGCATGCGAGACGTGGTTGTATCGGTTCTGGATCTGGCGGTTTCCGTCGGGGAAAGCGCTTTTGAGGAAGTACGTTGGCGTGAAGGCAGTTCGGCCGTGCTCGCATCGCGGTTCTGGGCGGTACGCGTCGTCAGCGCGCACCACGTTCTAGAGCGCGGAGGGCCGGCAGCGGAGGAATGGCTCCTTGTCGAATGGCCGGACGGCGCCGTCGAGCCGACGAAATTCTGGTTGGCGACGCTTCCCGAGGGCAGCACCTTGCGGCAATTGGTCCATATTGTGATGATGCGATGGCGTATCGAACGGGATTATGAGGAATTGAAAAGCGAGATCGGACTCAACCATTTCGAAGGGAGGGGGTGGCGGGGGTTCCACCATCACGCGACCATGTGTATCGCGGCATACGCGTTTCTGGTCGCTGAACGCGGCCTTTTCCCCCCAGAAGAAGAATCCCGATGGAATCCGTTCCGGGCGCCTGTCCTACCCGCAAATTACCGACCACGGGGAGCCGCCCGTACAGTGGTAGCGACACGTTGA
- a CDS encoding FkbM family methyltransferase → MFKLSTRKKIYIAYCVYKILRLFGVKRHRIKAVNGVRYSLDLAEGIDLSIFLFGAFQKHVLINSLERDEEPTSIIDIGANSGTVSLYYANEYNNARIYSFEPSTYALQKFSRNLELNPSLSNRIVVIKAFVGENQQNDSGFISYASWPVDRLGGNRHPIHMGQSSEATDDYTSIDKYCSDNLVTNTRLIKIDTDGYEYEVIRGALNTIKENRPVIIFELSLYELERRNIDFNALVEPLKSLNYTLVDAKTRKEINNENVKGYVSKGGTIDVLATPI, encoded by the coding sequence ATGTTTAAATTATCGACAAGAAAAAAAATTTATATTGCATATTGCGTATATAAGATTCTGAGATTGTTTGGGGTCAAAAGACATAGAATTAAAGCAGTCAATGGTGTAAGATACAGTCTGGATTTGGCTGAAGGGATTGATTTATCGATATTCCTTTTTGGTGCTTTCCAGAAACATGTGTTGATAAATTCACTTGAGAGAGATGAAGAGCCGACATCGATAATTGACATTGGGGCTAATTCCGGAACAGTTAGTTTGTACTACGCCAACGAATATAATAATGCACGTATATATTCTTTTGAACCATCGACGTACGCACTGCAAAAATTTTCGAGGAACTTGGAATTAAATCCATCGCTGTCGAACCGCATCGTAGTTATCAAGGCTTTCGTTGGGGAAAATCAACAAAATGACTCCGGTTTTATCAGTTATGCTAGCTGGCCAGTTGATAGATTGGGTGGGAATCGACATCCCATACATATGGGGCAATCGTCTGAGGCTACAGATGATTATACCTCGATAGACAAATATTGTTCAGATAACTTAGTAACTAATACTCGCCTAATCAAAATCGATACCGACGGTTATGAGTATGAGGTTATCAGAGGAGCGTTAAATACAATAAAGGAAAATCGTCCAGTCATTATTTTCGAACTGTCGCTCTACGAACTTGAACGTCGAAATATAGATTTCAATGCACTTGTTGAGCCGCTGAAATCGCTGAATTACACTCTTGTAGATGCAAAAACAAGAAAGGAAATAAACAACGAGAATGTCAAGGGGTATGTCTCCAAGGGCGGTACAATTGATGTTTTAGCAACACCCATCTAA